In Haloplanus rubicundus, one DNA window encodes the following:
- a CDS encoding ABC transporter ATP-binding protein: MSLRADVTATFTADGAESFHVDAEIEVERGESLVILGPSGSGKTLFLETIAGFHSHDGPVTLDGERVSDTPPEKRDFGFVFQDYALFPHMTVRENVDFGSRYHDDTRDGGELLAELGVDDLTDRYPPTLSGGEQQRVALARALAVRPEVMLLDEPLAALDVPTRQSLRDDLADVLADATAVYVTHNRTTARALADRIAVMNDGQVVQSGTPEEIFHRPNSPMVARFTGSNVIDLDDAPSIRSALDVSGDDVVALRPEAVEFGSEGDVRATVERVVREDASHRVTFAVDDVDIDAFAEDAPAVGDEVWLTLSDDGVHVCRPTATSAP; this comes from the coding sequence ATGAGCCTCCGCGCCGACGTGACGGCGACGTTCACCGCCGACGGAGCGGAGTCGTTCCACGTCGACGCCGAAATCGAGGTCGAACGGGGCGAGAGCCTCGTGATCCTCGGTCCCAGCGGGAGCGGAAAGACGCTCTTTCTCGAAACGATTGCTGGCTTTCACTCCCACGATGGCCCGGTCACCCTCGACGGGGAACGGGTAAGCGACACTCCGCCGGAGAAGCGCGACTTCGGGTTCGTCTTCCAGGATTACGCGCTCTTCCCGCACATGACCGTCCGGGAGAACGTCGACTTCGGGAGCCGCTATCACGACGACACCCGCGACGGCGGCGAGTTGCTGGCGGAGCTCGGCGTCGACGACCTGACCGACCGCTACCCGCCGACCCTCTCCGGGGGCGAACAACAGCGCGTCGCGTTGGCGCGGGCGCTCGCGGTCCGTCCCGAGGTGATGCTGCTCGACGAACCGCTCGCGGCGCTGGACGTGCCGACCCGACAGTCGCTCCGTGACGACCTCGCGGACGTACTGGCGGACGCGACGGCGGTGTACGTGACCCACAACCGGACCACCGCCCGCGCCCTCGCCGACCGTATCGCCGTGATGAACGACGGGCAGGTCGTCCAGAGCGGCACGCCCGAGGAGATTTTCCACCGCCCGAACTCGCCAATGGTCGCCCGATTCACGGGGTCGAACGTGATCGACCTCGACGACGCACCCTCGATCCGCTCGGCGCTCGACGTGTCGGGCGACGACGTGGTGGCCCTCCGTCCCGAGGCAGTCGAGTTCGGTTCCGAGGGCGACGTGCGCGCCACGGTCGAACGCGTCGTCCGCGAGGACGCCAGTCACCGCGTGACGTTCGCCGTCGACGATGTCGACATCGACGCGTTCGCGGAAGACGCCCCGGCCGTTGGCGACGAGGTGTGGCTGACGCTGTCCGACGACGGGGTTCACGTCTGTCGGCCGACCGCGACGTCCGCTCCCTGA
- a CDS encoding amino acid ABC transporter ATP-binding protein translates to MVRLSNVSHAFGDETVVDGLSLSIDPGEVVAIIGPSGVGKTTVLRVLALFLEPTEGAVTLDGQNVWSLSEETRLELRRRIGMVFQEASLFDATVERNVEYGLRVRQPWGDRLREELWSVLGSNGTPEAVTEALELVGLSDKLGQEARSLSGGEAQRVSFARALAYDPDYLFLDEPTSDLDPRNTDLIEDAVLEARDRGIGVGIATHDMHQAERIADRVAVLLGNGIAEFGPAEQVFENPTDERTAKFVSGELVY, encoded by the coding sequence ATGGTCCGGCTCTCGAACGTCTCCCACGCCTTCGGCGACGAGACGGTGGTCGATGGCCTCTCGCTCTCGATCGATCCCGGCGAGGTGGTCGCGATCATCGGCCCGTCGGGGGTCGGCAAGACGACCGTCCTCCGCGTCCTCGCCCTGTTCCTCGAACCGACCGAGGGCGCCGTCACGCTCGACGGGCAAAACGTGTGGTCGCTCTCCGAGGAGACGCGACTGGAACTTCGCCGCCGGATCGGCATGGTGTTTCAGGAGGCGAGCCTGTTCGACGCCACGGTCGAGCGAAACGTCGAGTACGGCCTCCGGGTGCGCCAGCCCTGGGGCGACCGACTCCGCGAGGAACTGTGGTCGGTCCTGGGGTCGAACGGGACGCCCGAGGCGGTCACGGAGGCACTCGAACTCGTGGGGTTGAGCGACAAACTCGGCCAGGAAGCCCGCTCGCTGTCCGGCGGCGAGGCTCAACGTGTTTCCTTCGCACGGGCGCTCGCGTACGACCCCGACTATCTCTTCCTCGACGAACCGACCTCCGACCTCGACCCGCGGAACACGGACCTCATCGAGGACGCGGTCCTCGAAGCCCGTGATCGGGGTATCGGCGTCGGCATCGCCACCCACGACATGCACCAGGCCGAACGCATCGCGGATCGGGTCGCCGTCCTCCTGGGGAACGGCATCGCGGAGTTCGGTCCGGCCGAGCAGGTGTTCGAGAATCCGACCGACGAACGGACTGCGAAGTTCGTCTCCGGCGAACTGGTGTACTGA
- a CDS encoding 50S ribosomal protein L10 translates to MSESEAVRKTETIPQWKQAEVDELVEFIESYASVGIVGVAGIPSRQLQNMRRDLHGSAEVRMSRNTLTRRALEDVDDGLEQLTEFVSGQVALIGTNDNPFGLYQQLEASKTPAPINAGEIAPNDIVIPEGDTGIDPGPFVGELQQVGAEARIMDGSIRVTADSTVLETGEEVSDELANVLGELGIEPKEVGLDLRSVYSEGVLFEPDELAIDVDEYRADVESAAAAARNLSVNAAYPTARTAGTLLAKAAGEAKSVGLFAAIEDPELVPDLVAKADGQVRALAALIDDDEALPEELRGVEAPAAAEETDDESSDEDEDTQTDTDEDTDADDADDDDEDDGGDGAEGLGAMFG, encoded by the coding sequence ATGAGCGAGAGCGAAGCGGTCCGCAAGACCGAGACGATCCCGCAGTGGAAACAGGCGGAGGTCGACGAACTCGTCGAGTTCATCGAGTCCTACGCCAGCGTCGGCATCGTCGGCGTCGCCGGCATTCCGAGCCGACAGCTCCAGAACATGCGCCGTGACCTCCACGGCAGCGCCGAGGTGCGGATGAGCCGCAACACGCTCACCCGCCGCGCGCTGGAGGACGTCGACGACGGCCTCGAACAGCTCACGGAGTTCGTCTCCGGACAGGTCGCGCTCATCGGGACCAACGACAACCCGTTCGGACTCTACCAGCAGCTCGAGGCGTCGAAGACGCCCGCACCGATCAACGCGGGCGAAATCGCCCCCAACGACATCGTGATCCCCGAGGGCGACACCGGCATCGACCCCGGTCCGTTCGTGGGCGAACTCCAGCAGGTGGGCGCGGAAGCCCGCATCATGGACGGGTCGATCAGGGTCACCGCCGATTCGACGGTGCTCGAAACCGGCGAGGAGGTCAGCGACGAACTCGCGAACGTCCTCGGCGAACTCGGCATCGAGCCGAAGGAAGTCGGCCTCGACCTGCGCTCGGTGTACTCCGAGGGCGTCCTGTTCGAGCCCGACGAACTCGCCATCGACGTCGACGAGTACCGCGCCGACGTCGAGTCGGCCGCGGCGGCCGCGCGCAACCTCTCGGTCAACGCGGCGTACCCGACGGCCCGCACGGCGGGCACCCTGCTGGCCAAGGCGGCTGGCGAGGCCAAATCGGTCGGTCTCTTCGCCGCCATCGAGGACCCCGAACTCGTGCCGGACCTCGTGGCCAAGGCCGACGGTCAGGTCCGCGCGCTCGCGGCCCTGATCGACGACGACGAGGCGCTTCCGGAGGAACTGCGCGGCGTGGAAGCGCCCGCAGCGGCCGAGGAGACGGACGACGAATCGAGCGACGAAGACGAAGACACTCAGACGGACACCGACGAGGATACCGACGCCGACGACGCCGACGACGACGACGAAGACGACGGCGGCGACGGCGCCGAAGGCCTCGGCGCGATGTTCGGCTAA
- a CDS encoding ABC transporter permease, whose amino-acid sequence MPLEPVAQLLPVVVDSPFREGYVRSIIYVSLYVSVIAVTLSTLFSLPVAMVMGFTDFRGKQFVKSVINTGMGFPSVVVGLVVLFAVSNQGPLGPLELIFTKEAMIMSQFVLATPPITAISLAAITGVNENVRDAAHVLGGTKLDVALVVIKEARYGIATAVLAGFGRAISEVGSVLIVGGNIVSSSGISSTRTLTTAIQLEARQGQYDTAMVLGAVLLAIVLTVNAIVVRLGDEGVMQ is encoded by the coding sequence GTGCCACTCGAACCGGTCGCACAGCTGCTTCCGGTCGTCGTCGACTCCCCGTTTCGCGAGGGCTACGTCCGGAGCATCATCTACGTCTCGCTGTACGTCAGCGTCATCGCGGTGACGCTCAGCACGCTGTTCAGCCTCCCGGTCGCCATGGTGATGGGCTTTACCGACTTTCGGGGCAAGCAGTTCGTGAAGTCGGTGATCAACACCGGGATGGGCTTTCCGAGCGTCGTTGTCGGGCTGGTCGTCCTCTTTGCCGTGTCGAATCAGGGACCGTTGGGACCACTCGAACTCATCTTCACCAAGGAAGCGATGATCATGTCACAGTTCGTCCTCGCGACGCCGCCGATCACGGCCATCAGCCTCGCGGCTATCACGGGCGTGAACGAGAACGTCCGCGACGCGGCCCACGTCCTCGGCGGGACGAAACTCGACGTCGCGCTGGTCGTCATCAAGGAGGCCCGCTACGGCATCGCCACGGCGGTCCTCGCCGGCTTCGGCCGCGCCATCAGCGAGGTTGGGTCCGTCCTCATCGTCGGTGGCAACATCGTCAGTTCCAGCGGTATCTCGAGTACGCGGACGCTGACGACGGCCATCCAGCTGGAGGCGCGACAGGGACAGTACGACACGGCGATGGTGCTCGGGGCGGTCCTGCTCGCCATCGTGTTGACGGTCAACGCCATCGTCGTCCGCCTCGGCGACGAGGGGGTGATGCAGTGA
- a CDS encoding ABC transporter permease, which translates to MATSTETRFSLDGAGRVSLAVAFVAIQGLAFAGAYTIGRPTWYAFFMIGSTAVTAYVLRGDTFVVATATMGSILMVALGLPLFMFVARQQPSIVVEKALSSDVHRMLYLGVYGPLLAAIVSLAFGVPLAHLFSEGFAGQQLVESLVDLPLVVPHSVAGILILFGFGQGGAFPNVTVLGSMIGMVLAMTFVSAPYAVNATREAFESIDDRLEYASRIHGASRWNTFRRVTAPLAIRGMVTGGVLAWARAVSEFGAVAVVAYSVSFFYPPAGGEVTTQHAPVFVYGTYLQGGLAESGAVAFILLGVSALIFLLIRYLTSDSATTGGVV; encoded by the coding sequence ATGGCTACGAGCACTGAGACACGATTCTCGCTGGACGGGGCCGGACGGGTATCGCTGGCCGTGGCGTTCGTCGCGATACAGGGACTCGCCTTCGCGGGCGCGTACACCATCGGGCGACCGACGTGGTACGCCTTCTTCATGATCGGGAGCACTGCGGTCACGGCGTACGTACTCCGGGGCGACACCTTCGTCGTCGCCACCGCGACGATGGGGAGCATCCTGATGGTCGCGCTCGGGCTCCCGCTGTTCATGTTCGTCGCCCGCCAGCAGCCGTCCATCGTCGTCGAGAAGGCGCTCAGCTCCGACGTGCACCGGATGCTCTATCTCGGTGTCTACGGCCCGCTACTGGCGGCCATCGTCAGCCTGGCGTTCGGCGTGCCGCTCGCGCACCTGTTCTCGGAGGGGTTCGCCGGCCAACAGTTGGTTGAGAGCCTCGTCGACCTGCCGCTGGTCGTCCCCCACAGCGTCGCGGGCATCCTCATCCTCTTCGGCTTCGGACAGGGCGGCGCGTTCCCGAACGTCACCGTCCTCGGGAGCATGATCGGGATGGTCCTCGCGATGACGTTCGTGAGCGCACCCTACGCCGTCAACGCCACGCGCGAGGCGTTCGAATCGATCGACGACCGCCTCGAATACGCCTCGCGGATCCACGGCGCGAGTCGGTGGAACACGTTCCGTCGGGTGACCGCTCCCCTCGCGATTCGGGGGATGGTCACCGGCGGCGTCCTCGCGTGGGCACGCGCCGTCTCCGAGTTCGGCGCCGTCGCCGTCGTCGCCTACTCCGTCTCCTTCTTCTATCCCCCCGCCGGCGGCGAGGTGACGACACAGCACGCGCCCGTGTTCGTCTACGGGACGTACCTGCAGGGCGGACTCGCCGAAAGCGGTGCCGTCGCGTTCATCTTGCTCGGCGTCTCGGCGCTCATCTTCCTGCTCATCCGGTATCTGACGAGCGACAGCGCCACGACTGGAGGGGTCGTATGA
- a CDS encoding 50S ribosomal protein L1: MADTIEEAVNRALDEAPPRNFRETVDLAVNLRDLDLNDPSNRVDESVVLPAGTGQETQIVVFATGETALRAEEVADDVLSPDELEDLGDDDDAAKDLADETDFFVAEASMMQDIGRYLGTVLGPRGKMPTPLQPDDDVVETVNRMKNTVQLRSRDRRTFHTRVGAQDMDAEEIADNIDVIVRRLEAALEKGPLNIDSIYVKTTMGPSVEVEA; the protein is encoded by the coding sequence ATGGCAGATACAATAGAGGAAGCAGTCAATCGCGCACTCGACGAGGCCCCGCCGCGGAACTTCCGCGAGACGGTCGACCTCGCCGTGAATCTGCGCGACCTAGATCTCAACGACCCGTCGAATCGCGTCGACGAGAGCGTCGTCCTGCCGGCCGGTACCGGCCAGGAGACGCAGATCGTCGTCTTTGCAACCGGTGAGACCGCACTCCGTGCCGAGGAGGTGGCGGACGACGTCCTCAGCCCCGACGAACTCGAAGACCTCGGGGACGACGACGACGCCGCCAAGGACCTCGCCGACGAAACCGACTTCTTCGTCGCCGAGGCGTCGATGATGCAGGATATCGGTCGCTATCTCGGGACCGTCCTCGGGCCGCGCGGCAAGATGCCGACGCCGCTCCAGCCCGACGACGACGTCGTCGAGACGGTCAACCGAATGAAGAACACGGTCCAACTCCGGAGCCGCGACCGACGCACGTTCCATACGCGCGTCGGCGCGCAGGACATGGACGCCGAGGAGATCGCGGACAACATCGACGTGATCGTCCGTCGTCTCGAAGCCGCCCTCGAGAAGGGGCCGCTCAACATCGACTCCATCTACGTCAAGACCACCATGGGACCGTCCGTGGAGGTAGAGGCATGA
- a CDS encoding extracellular solute-binding protein: protein MTQREEAPDWLQTQKEHWKQVVRGRSRRDVLKGLGAAGMAGLAGCSGGGGGGGGSDPTATATATEESMDSGGDPTATDTATSTPAEVSGSMTIFHAGSLAAAFSEAEPTFEEEYGVDVNREPKGSVASTQKITQQGRRASVLGTSDFRLIRDRIVPDYGDWYSIFTTNSMSIQYREDSPGADEISKDNWWEVLSRDDVTIGHSDPAVDPGGYRAVMTQQLGAEEFDGSSLYDQSTYEKLRENSTVPTGTETKLKGQLESGALDYAFYYQSISSTADMPYIDLQPEVDLSQATSKYAKHYAKAEVETDSGTFTGAPIAYGMTVPNVAPNPEAGAAWIEYFATDEGRSVLEDLGLVPVEPIVVPQSGQDAVPDRVMDVASAQSNLGPLEL, encoded by the coding sequence ATGACACAACGAGAGGAGGCGCCAGACTGGCTGCAGACACAGAAGGAACACTGGAAGCAGGTCGTTCGGGGACGCTCGCGGCGCGACGTGCTGAAGGGGCTCGGTGCGGCCGGAATGGCGGGACTCGCGGGTTGTTCCGGCGGTGGCGGTGGCGGTGGCGGAAGCGATCCGACGGCCACCGCGACGGCGACGGAGGAGTCGATGGACTCCGGTGGCGACCCGACGGCGACGGACACGGCGACCAGCACCCCCGCCGAGGTCAGCGGTTCGATGACCATCTTCCACGCCGGCAGCCTCGCGGCGGCGTTCAGCGAGGCCGAACCGACGTTCGAGGAGGAGTACGGTGTCGACGTGAACCGCGAGCCGAAGGGGTCGGTCGCCTCGACCCAGAAGATCACCCAGCAGGGCCGTCGGGCGTCCGTGCTCGGCACCTCCGACTTCCGGCTCATCCGCGACCGGATCGTCCCCGACTACGGCGACTGGTACAGCATCTTCACGACGAACTCGATGTCGATCCAGTACCGCGAGGACTCGCCGGGCGCGGACGAAATTTCGAAGGACAACTGGTGGGAGGTTCTCTCGCGCGACGACGTGACCATCGGTCACTCCGACCCCGCGGTCGACCCCGGTGGCTACCGTGCGGTCATGACCCAGCAACTCGGCGCCGAGGAGTTCGACGGCTCGTCGCTCTACGACCAGTCCACCTACGAGAAGCTCCGCGAGAACTCCACCGTGCCGACGGGAACGGAGACGAAGCTCAAGGGACAGCTGGAGTCCGGCGCTCTCGACTACGCGTTCTACTACCAGTCCATCTCCAGTACGGCCGATATGCCCTACATCGACCTCCAGCCCGAGGTCGACCTCTCGCAGGCGACGAGCAAGTACGCCAAACACTACGCGAAGGCGGAAGTCGAAACCGACAGCGGGACGTTCACCGGCGCGCCCATCGCGTACGGCATGACCGTCCCGAACGTCGCGCCCAACCCCGAGGCGGGCGCCGCGTGGATCGAGTACTTCGCGACCGACGAGGGTCGGTCCGTCCTCGAGGATCTGGGTCTCGTCCCGGTCGAACCCATCGTGGTCCCTCAGAGCGGGCAGGACGCCGTTCCGGACCGCGTGATGGACGTCGCCTCCGCTCAGAGTAACCTCGGCCCGCTCGAACTGTAA